One Lutzomyia longipalpis isolate SR_M1_2022 chromosome 4, ASM2433408v1 DNA segment encodes these proteins:
- the LOC129795412 gene encoding tRNA-splicing endonuclease subunit Sen34, giving the protein MEETNKIHLNLIQNRGFIFNADDYMKIRTKHRIVGNLIGCPVNNPRNTSIGGLPGIFSPIEVRFLIERGFVNLQKAPGKPSEGTVNQYREFSEKQLQEQREILRRKKISELEENLEKIVAGKRRKALKSGSGAVNTPLDPQSILQEEIGRIPKLQRENLLIQIPTEYPFARENSFQRDSPRLSERDELKYRIFCNLWDRGNFITSGSTFGGDFLIYPSDPLLVHASHVVHVLERSDIDAKNFIACNRLCIGVKKSCILAFEGASGEIVYLTSHWQGHFKPD; this is encoded by the exons ATggaagaaacaaataaaattcatcttaACTTAATCCAAAAtcgtggatttatttttaatgcagatg attaTATGAAAATTAGAACAAAACATCGAATTGTTGGGAATTTAATTGGATGCCCTGTAAATAATCCCAGAAATACATCAATTGGTGGACTTCCTGGGATCTTCTCACCAATTGAAGTGAGATTCCTAATTGAAAGGGGGTTTGTCAATTTACAAAAAGCCCCTGGAAAGCCATCAGAAGGAACGGTCAACCAGTACAGAGAATTCAGTGAGAAGCAACTTCAGGAGCAGAGAGAAATTCTcaggaggaagaaaatttcagaacTTGAAGAGAATCTCGAGAAGATTGTAGCTGGGAAGCGTCGAAAGGCACTCAAATCGGGCTCCGGTGCTGTAAACACACCTTTAGATCCACAGAGTATACTTCAGGAGGAAATCGGAAGAATACCAAAGCTACAGAGAGAAAATCTCCTAATACAAATCCCCACGGAATATCCATTTGcacgggaaaattcatttcaaagaGATTCCCCAAGACTGAGTGAACGAGATGAGCTGAAGTATCGGATTTTCTGCAATCTCTGGGACAGAGGAAATTTCATCACATCCGGTTCAACATTCGGAGGAGATTTTCTCATCTACCCAAGTGATCCTCTACTCGTGCATGCCTCACATGTAGTCCATGTCCTCGAAAGAAGTGATATCGATGCAAAAAACTTCATAGCCTGCAATCGTCTTTGCATTGGAGTTAAGAAGTCCTGTATTCTTGCCTTTGAGGGTGCATCCGGAGAGATTGTGTACCTAACATCACATTGGCAAGGACATTTTAAGCCGGATTGA